GACACGCCGACCGAGCCGTCCTACGACAACCTCACACGGCTCGCCGCCACGCTGTTCGACGCGCCGATCGCACTGGTGTCGCTGATCGACGCGGACCGGCAATGGTTCAAGTCGCACCTGGGCCTGGACGCCACCGAGACACCGCGTGAGTACGCGTTCTGCGCGCATGCGATCGAAAGCCCGGGCGAGGTGATGGTGGTGCCCGACGCCACGCTCGACCCGCGTTTTGCCGCCAATCCGCTGGTCACGGGCGATCCCAACATCCGCTTTTACGCCGGCGCGCCGCTGGTCACGTCGTGGGGCCACGCCATCGGCACGCTGTGCGTCATCGACAGCCAGCCGCGCGAGGCGCAGGACCGTCACCTGGAAGCATTGAAGCTGCTCGCCGCGCAGGTGGTGGAGCGGCTGGAGGCGGACCGCCCGAGGGACGCAGCGATCCCGAAGCCGCCGGCCAGGCGCTAGAGCCGGCCTGGCTGGCGGCTTAGAAGGCCAGGCGCATCGAATGCAGCAGCAGCCCGGCGATGGAGGGTCGGCGCATCGACTGTTCCAGCAGGTTCGACACCTTCCACGCGGCAGCCGGCAGGACGATCGAGGCGGCCGCCAGGAGGTCCGTGGACAGGGCGGTGGAGATAGCGGCTTTCATGACTGCATGGTCATGCGCCGAGGGACGCGGCGGTGGCGGGCAGCATCGCTTGCCCTTGCAGGCGGGCCGGTGCACCCGGCATGGGGGCGCGGGTGTGTCGGCTTGTCAGCTTCGCTGTCGGTGCAGCGTGGTCGCCGCCTACAGGGCGTAGGCGGGACGGCGCGTTCTCAGGCCTCGGCCTTGATGTCGGCGGCGCGGATCACCTTGGCCCATTTCTCCGTCTCGGCCGAGATGAACGCGTCGAACTCAGCCGGTGAGCCTCCCGCCGCCAGCGTGCCCATGGCGTCCATGCGCGAGCGGATCTCGGCGCCGCGCACCACCGCGCTCACCTCCTGCGCCATGCGTGCGACCACGGGCGCGGGCGTGCCGGCCGGTGCCAGCATGCCGGCCCAGGTGCTGCCGTTGAAGCCGGCGAATCCCTGCTCGATGAAAGTCGGCAGTTCCGGCAGGCTCGGCAGGCGCTGGTCGCCCGCCAGGCCGATCAGCCGGATCTTGCCGTCGCGGCCCTGCGGCGCGAGGCTGCTCGGTGTGTCGAACAGCAGCTGGATCTGGCCGCCCATCAGGTCGGCCAATGCCGGCGCCGTGCCGCGATAGGGAATGTGGACCATGCGGATGCCGGTCTGCAGCTTGAGCAGCTCGGTCGTCAGGTGCGCGGCCGAGCCGTTGCCCGATGAGCCGAAACTCACTTTTCCGGGGTTGGCGCGGGCGTAGTCCACCAGCTCGCGCGCGGTCTTGAACGGCGCCTGGGCCGGCACCGCCGCCACCAGCGGCGTCACCCCGATCAGGGCCACGCCGCGCAGGTCGCGGGCGGGGTCGTAGGGCAGCTTGGGGTAGAGCGTGGTGTTGGCCGAATAGGCGGCGATGACGACGCCGAAGGTGTAGCCGTCGGGCGGCGCCTTGGCGACCATGTCGACGCCGATGATGCTGTTGGCGCCCGGCTTGTTGTCGATCAGCACCGGCTGGCCGAGCCGGTTCTGCAGCTCGACCTGCACCAGGCGCGCCATCTGGTCGGTGAAGCCGCCCGGCGTATAGGGCACCACGATGCGGATCGGCCGAGAAGGCCACGCCGGCTGCGCCCGGGCGGGCAGCGCCAGCGAGGCGGCGCCGGCCGCGGCGGCGATGGTGAAAAGTCTGCGGTGCAGGCGGATGGACCGAGTGTCGGGTAAGGCGGGCATCGGGCGTGGCGGGGTGGATGGTCGCCGCATGCTCCGGTCGGCGCCCCGCGCACGCAGCGGGAATTTCCCTATGCGGACATACGCTAGAGCGTGGAGTCGGCCTCGTCGGTGTCGCGGTTGGCGTCCGTTGTGTCGCTCGCGTGGTCGCCCGAACGTCGGTGGTGCTTGCGCGTTGCCGCCGGGGCCGGCGCCAGGGGCGTGGCGGCGTCCATGAACCGCTGCAGGTCGGCCATAGGCATCGGCCGGGCAAAGAAATAACCCTGGCCGAACTGCACCCCCAGCTCGCGTAGCTGGGCCAGCTGCGCGGCGGTCTCGATGCCCTCGGCGATCACGTCGGCGCCCACCGCCCGAGCGATGGCGATGATCTCGGGGATCAGGCTGGAGCGGATGGTCTCGTCTTCCATCTCGAAGACGAAGGACCGGTCGATCTTGAGGTAGTCGGGGCTGACCTTGCGCACCACGCCCAGGTTGGAATAGCCGGTACCGAAGTCGTCGATGGAGATGCCGTAGCCGTCGAGCTTGAGCCGGCGCAGCTCGGGCGCGAGGTCGGGCGAGAAGTCGTATTCGGTGACTTCCAGCTCGATCTTGAAGTCGGTTCGGCCGGTCTCCGCCTGCACCGCGCGCAGGTGAGCGTGCAGGGTGTCGCGGCGCAGGTTGTGCGGAAAGAAGTTCAGCGCCACGGAGAAACCGGTGCGCGGCTCCATCGCCCGGGCGAGCTCGTGCAGCGCGGCGCGGCTCACGGCCACGTCGAAGGCCCAGGTGAGCTTCTGGTGGTTGAGGGCGGGGATGAACCTGTCTGGATACAGCAGCTGGTCGCCGTCGCGCAGCCGCGCCAGCACTTCGCAGCCCACGATGCGGCCGGTAGCCAGTTCCAGGATGGGCTGGTAGTGGCAGACCACGTTGGCCGGATCGCACAGGTAGCGGATGCGGTGCTCGATCGACTGGAATCGCCGGCATCGCCGGGTGACGACATTGCTGGCCAGGAAGCCGAACAGCGCGGCGAAACCCAGCAGCCCGGCGATCATCCAGCGATGCCTCGGCTCCAGCGCGTGCAGGCCGAGCACCGATTGCGCCGATACCGGGCTGACGCCGGGGACCGTGCTCGTCACCAGGATGCGCAGATGCCGCGTGTCGATGCGCACCAGCGGGCTGTCGGCTGCCACCAGGGTGTCGGTCTGGTCTCCGTGCACACCCTTGAACACCCGCCGGCGCTGCGTGCCGCCGCCGGCCCAGACCGCGTCGGCGTTTTCACCGAAGGCGTCAATGGTGGGCGCGCTGTCGACCAGCACCTGGAACATGCCGCGTTCCACCACCGTGGCACGCACGCCGCCGGGCACCGGGCCGACGAAGCGCTGCACCGGCGTCGACAAAAAATACCGCCCGATGGAGCCGTCGATGCCGTTGACGCCGGCGGGCGCGGGTTCCGGCAACAGGCCCATGCCGGTGCTGCAGAACATGCGGCCCTGGCCGTCGAGCATGCCGATGGCGCGCGCATAGCGGTGCGCGAACATGAGCGCGCTCAGGCGCTTGAGGTTGGCGTCGGTGCAGTCGGCGCGATAACTGCGGTTGAGTTCGTCGAGCAGGGCGGAGGTGTCGTTCTGCACCGCCTGCATGCGGGCGTGGATGCGTGCATGTCCGCTCTGGATCTGCTGCACCCGCAGGCCGACCGCTGCCGAGCAGAACGCCGCCAGCATGAGCACGGCCACACCGTAGCCGGCCAGGTGGCCGGCCAATCGGGGGTGACGGCCGAGCAGGCGGGTCACCGGCAGAAGAAAGTCGAACCGCGCGCGCAGCGGCCGTGTCGTCGTCATTCGACGCTGAAGAACTGGTCCATCGTCCGGGCGGTGATGCCGGCCACGCTGTCGCGCACCTGGTGTTTGAAAAGAAAAAGGGCCATGAGCCCCGGTGATTGGCCAAGAAGGCGCGATCGGCTTTCGTGCATTCGAGAGCCGACGCAAATTGTGTTCCATTGCGGCGGGCAGTTTGCGCAATCAAGCCAACTGCGATGGCGCGGTCGATAGCCTCGGGCCATGGGCCGTTACGGTGCATGCTCGTTGTGCATGGGCGGTCGAATATCGGCGGGTGATGACTACTTGCTGCCGCCACGGTGTGGCTCATCACTTTCGATAATCGTCGAAATATCGGAGCAACCGGGCGTTTGCATTAATTGGTTTTTACCGGCGCCGCAGGCATGATGTGCCGAGACGATTAATTGCGGAGCCCTCATGGATTCGAAGCAGTTCGCCGCGCCTTATTTTCCCATTATCTATGTGCGTGGTTACGCCATGACCGAAAAGGAAAGGGCGGAAACCAGCGCCGATCCTTTCTGTGGTTTCAACCTCGGAGCCACGGTGTTCCGCGCCGTCGCCGACCGCGACCGCCCGCCGCGCAAGTTCGTCTTCGAATCCCCGGTACTGCGCCTGATGGCCGAACACGGCTATGGCGATGTCTACGAGGACGGCGCCGACATCCAGGACCTGGGCTGGGACACCGACGCGCTCGGACAGCCCACCGGCAACCGCATGGCGGCGCGCTCCATCGTCGTCTACCGTTATTACGACAACTCGTCCGGCCTGCTCGGCAACGAGAAAGTGCCAACCATGGAGGCGCTCGCCGAAGGCCTGGCCGGGCTGATATTGCGGATGCGTGACCTGGTCTGCGCCAATCCGGACGCCGCGGTGAAACCGGCCGATTTCCGGTGTTACCTGGTCGCGCATTCCATGGGTGGACTGGTCTGCCGCGCCCTGCTGCAGAACCGCAAGCTCAGCACCGGCGGGGCGGTGGACCTCGTCGACAAGTTCTTCACCTACGCCACGCCGCACAACGGTATCGACCTCGGCGGAATCAATATTCCGAGTTTTCTGTCGGCCTTCAGCCTGAGCAATTTCGATCGCGACAAACGCATGCCCGAATATCTCGGCCTGCCGCCGGCCGCGAAGAAATTGAAAAGGGCCGACCTGGTGCCCGTGTCCGCGTTTCCCATCGACCGCATCTTTTGCATGGTCGGCACCAACCGCGCTGATTACGACGTGGCCCTGGGCTTGTCGCGCACCTTCGCGGGCAACGGCAGCGACGGCCTGGTGCGCATCGAGAACGCCACCCTGCAGGCGGTCAACGCCAACGGCAGCCTGGGCGCTCGCGCGCCCAAGGCCTTCACCTTCCGATCGCATTCCGGCTATTACGGCATCGTCAATAGCGAGGAGGGCTACCAGAACCTGAGCCGGTTTCTCTTCGGCGACGTTCGGGCGGACATCTTTCTGGACATCGACGACGTGCGGCTGCCCAAGGCGCTGGTGGGCGCCGAAGGTGTCGATGCGCTCTACCAGATCGAAATGACCGCCGCGCCGCGCGGCAAGCTCTGGTACTTGAGCCGGCGCATCGCCGAAGAGGATTCGGTCGCCTGCTTCAGCCATGCCCACTGGCAGGAACAGCGCGAGCAGTACCTGTCCACCGTGTTCCTGTCGAAGGGCCAGCGCATGGACAAGAGCAGCCCGGCGGTGCACTACAGCCTCACCGTCGGCCTGCGCCTACCCGACTACGAAGTGGGTGGCCGGCTCTGGCGGCAGGAGCACTACGAAGGCCAGTACCTCTATCGCGAGACCATCGTCTTCGAGATGACCGCCCCCGAGAACGACACCCAGCAATGGCAGGTGCTGTTCTCGCGCCAGGGCACCGGCATCACGGTCGACAAGCAGGTGGCCGAACTCACGCCCGCCGCGGACGGCCGCACCATGGTGCTGAGCCTGCCCTTCGACAGCTCGCCCGACAACGCCGACGGCCCCAGGCCGACCGACCAGCCGGCGGTGAAGGGAAACATGCGGCTGCTGGTGTCGGGCTGGAACTGATCAGCCGGAGCGCTCAGCGGCGCACGCGCTCGAGCATTTCCGCCACCACGACGTGGGCGACGGTGCGCAGCAGCCGAAGTTCGCCCGCCAGCCACGGCCGGGCGGATTCGGGCAATGCCTGGTTCTGCGCTTCGATGGCCGCCAGAGTCGCCGGCACCACCTGGGCCAGCGCCGTGGCGATGCGGTCGAGCTCGCGTTCGCCGAGCCGCCGGGGCAGGCCCAGCGCTTCGCCTGCGGCCAGCAGGCTGTCGCGGTTCACGTCGCCGAAGTGCGTGGCACCGGGCAAGGCGATCATCATCGGCAGGTTCGGCCACGTAGCCTGGTCACCGGCGATAGCGCGTGTCTGCCAGGCGGCCGTGGCCAGCAGGTCGTAGGCCGGCGCGAACTCGACGCCTTCGGCATCGACCAGAAACGACAGATTCTTGAGGTGGTTGTCGTCGTTGCCGATCAGCACATTGAAGACCAGCCAGGCGTAGAGCCTCAGACGCGTCGCCGCCCGGTTGCGGCAGCGCGTCACCACCTCCGCCAGCGCCTGCAGCGAGGCGGCGCGGTACTTGAAGCCGCGCGGTTTGTCGAGCAGTTGGCAGGCGTCGACGATGTGCCGGCGCAGTGTTTGGCCTTGGGGGCCGCTCCACCGGTCGAATCGCTCCACCAGGTACACCGGCTCCGGCACGTAGCGGCGCGACACGGCGGGCACCTCGCCGAGCACCGCGCGCGCCACGGTCATCGTGAAGTATTCGTTGATGACCGAGGACGGATAGTCGTCCCCGGGATGGTCGGGCTTGAGGATGTGGGTCGAGGCTTGCGCGCCCACCGGTTCGAACAGCGCGCCATCGCGCACCACCACCAGCAGCTTGTGCTGGGCACCGGCCGCCGACATGCGCTTGGGCGCCTGGCTCGACAGGGTGGAACGCGGCAGCGCGCGGATTCTCCGGCTCAGTGCTTCATCGCCCAGTGCACGGGCGTCAGACTTCGAAGGCACCGGCATGCCGGGCGGCAGCAGCGTGAGCGATCCTGCGGATTCGGCGCCCAGGTATTCGAGCAGCGCGAAGGCATCGTCGCCCTGGATGTGCGCCTCCTTGGCGACGGCCTCGCGCAGGCTTTCTTCGGGCAGGAGGTTGTCGAAGTACCACTGCACCGGCCGGTGGCTGCCGCCATCCTGGTGCAGGGCAGTGCCGCGGGGAAGGGCTGGTGAGAGATCGAAGGCGTCAAGCGATGCACGCCATGGCTCTTCGTAGCGGAACTGCCAGACATCGTCGCCTTCGCCGAGCGTGCCGACATGACGTTCGTCGAGGTAGACCTCAAGGCTGCGCATCGGATGAACGGCTGCGCGATTGCAGCGCGCCCTTGCGTCGAAGTTCGTCGAACGCCGCCGATGCGGCCTGGGGCACATCCACCTGCAACTGAATGCCAAGCTCCTCCAGGAGACGCAGCACCAGTCCGAGTCGAACGGTCGACTTGCCGTATTCGACATCGGAGGTGAATTGCTTGCTCACCGAGGCCGTGGCGGCCAGGTCGTCCAGGCGGACGCCACTGGCATGCCGGACGGCACGGATGGCCAGACCGAGGTCGGCTACCGAATGGATGGGTATTTGCATGGCATGAATTCCTGCGTTTGCAGGATTTTACGCTGTGGTTTCGATGCCGGGCGTTTATATCCTACGATCGCAGGAATTTTGATTGAAAAGGTGTTTAGTCCGATTAAATTCCTGCGATCGCAGGAAACTGAAGCTGGTCAAACCATCGGATCCGACTTGAAATCCAGCATCGCCCGTACCTGCGTCGCCAGTTTCTGCAAGCTGAACGGCTTGGCCAGCATGGCCATGCCTTCGGCGAGAAAGTCCGATCCGGCCGCCATCTGGCTGGCGTAGCCGGTCATGAACAGCACACGCACCATGGGCAGGCGGCGGCGCACCATGGCGGCGAGCTGTCGGCCGTCCATGCCGGGCAGGCCGACGTCGGTGACCAACAGTTCGCAATTCACGCCGCTGTCGAGCAGCATCATCGCGGCCTGCGCCGACGAGGCTTCGTGCACCGCGTAGCCCAGCCCGTCGAGCGACTCGCGCACCACCGAACGCAGGCTGGCGTCGTCTTCGACGAGCAGCACGCATTCCTGGCCTTTCTGCGGCGGATGCGTCGGGTCGTCGGTATCGGCCTGAACCGGGGTGTCGACGAAATGCGGCAGGTAGATGCTGACCGTCGTGCCCTCGCCGGGCGTCGATTCGATGGTGGCGCCACCGCCGCTCTGCCGGGCGAAGCCGTAGATCATCGACAGGCCGAGGCCGGTGCCCTGGCCGACGGGCTTGGTGGTGAAGAACGGGTCGAAGGCCCGGGCCAGCACGTCGGGCGGCATGCCCATGCCGTTGTCGGTCACGCTCATGCGGACATAGTCGCCGGGCGGCAGATCGACACCCGGCACGCGGGCGTTCCATTCGACGCGCTGCACGCCGATGCGCAGATGCCCGTCACCGGCCATCGCGTCGCGGGCGTTGATGGCGAGGTTGAGCAGGGCGTTCTCGAGCTGGTTGGCATCGGTGTTGGCGTGGCAGGGTGCGGACGGCAGCACCAGTTCGATCTCGACGTTTTCGCCGAGCGTGCGGTGCATCAGGTCTTCCATGCCGGCGGTGAGCTCCACTACATCGACCGGTTTCAGGTCGAGCGACTGGTTGCGGGAAAAGGCGAGCAGGCGTTGCACCAGCGCGGACGCCCGCTGCGCCGCGCCCGAGGCCATGGCGGTCCAGCGCTCCAGCCCGGAGGTTTCGCCGGCCTCGGTCTTGCGCTTGAGCAATTCCAGGCTGCCGGTGATGGTGGCCAGCAGGTTGTTGAAGTCGTGGGCGATGCCGCCGGTGAGCTGGCCCAGTGCTTCCATCTTCTGGCTCTGCCGCAGCTTGGCCTCGGTCTCGCGCTGGTGGGTCACGTCGCGGCCCACCATATAAAAGCGGCCCCGGTCGGGCGACACCATCCAGGACATGGTGCAGTAACGACCATCGCGGTGGCGCACGCGCGCCTCGAACCACATGGCGCGATGGGCGCTCTGGGCGCTGGTCAACACCGCGTCGGCGGCGCCGCGATCGTCCTGGTGCACCAGCTGGATGAAATACCGTCCGACCACTTCTTCCTCTGGCCAGCCGAGCACCGCGGTCCAGGCGGCATTGACCGACACCAGCCGGCGCTGCCGGTCGCAGACGTCCATCAGGTCGTTGGAGAGCTGCCAGATGCGGTCGCGCTCGGCCGCCTTCTGGGCCACGCGCTGCTCCAGCGTGGTGTTGAAGTTGGCCAGCGCCTCCAGCTTGAGCTCGAGCTCGCGCGCCATGTGCTCGCGCTCGGTCTGGTCGCGCAATATTTTGAGAAAGCCGGTGATGCTGCCGTCCGCGTTGCGCAGCGGCGTCATGCGGCCGCTGGCCCAAAAACGCTCGCCGCCTTTGCGCACATGCCAGCCGTCGTCGGGGGCCTTGCCGGTCTGGCGTGCTTCGTCGCGCTCCTTGGCCGGCACTTCGGCCATGCAGTCTTCGGGCAGGTAGATGCGGTCGAGCGGCATGCCGAGCGCGTCCGCCTCGGTCCAGCCGAAGACGTTGGCGGCGCCCTGGTTCCAGCCAGTGATCCGGCCATCGAGGTCGGTGGCGATGATGGCGTAGTCGATGGCGCTGTCGAGGATCTGCCGGGTGCGGGCCTCCTGAGCCTGCAGGTGTTCCCGTGCCTCGACCGCGAGCGTTACGTCGCGCGCCACGATCAGGATGCAGGCCAGTTCGCCGCCTTCGCGATGCACTGGCGTGTGGGTCATCTCCAAATGCAGGGTGGAGGTACCGCCATCGGGTCGGGGCAGCAGCAGCTTGGCGGGCTCGGCATGGTGGGCGGATCCGGTGGAAAGCACTTCTTCCAGGCCGTGGCGCAGGCAGTGCACGCCGTTGTCGGGGGCGTCGGTCGAGCAGTGCAGGTATTCCAGCAGCGGATGCCCGAGAAGTCGGCCGCGCTCGATCGAGGTGGCGTCCAGAAAGGCGTCGCTGGCGGCCAGTACCCGGAACTCCGGTGTCGCCGTCACGCACACCAGCAAGCTCGACATCTCTACGAAAAGCTTTCCCAAATCGAGCTTGGGAATGATCGAAACCATGGTTTGTCCCCCGGACCTGATTTCTTTGTATTCCTAATCGCAGCGCGGGCTCCGATAGTCAGCATTCATTGTCGGACAAGTTCCCGAATATGTATTCATGATCGGCCGGCTATCGAGCGGCCTTCCTCCCGCGTGAATGGGCACAGGCCTTGCAAGCGATTAGTCGGGCTTCGTGAATACCCTGATTTGGCGATTGAAAAATTGGATGGTCGGTGCTAAGGGATAACCCCCGCCTTGCTCGGAAACCGATAAAAATCGAGGGTCAAGACGTGGATGAAGCTTGAAAAGCGAGAATGCACGATTTACGCCAATCCTTTCACTGACCCGAGGAAAAAACGATGTCGCTTATTGCGCTGCCAGACCGCGAACTACGCCTCAGCCGAGAAATTCCGGTGGCGGCGGCCAAGCTCTACCGTTGCTGGACGGAACCCGATCTGGTGGTGCAATGGTTCACTCCGCCGCCATACGTCACAGTAAAGGCCGACCTCGATGTGCGCCCTGGTGGCGCCAGTCTGATCGTGATGCGCAGCCCGGACGGGCAGGAAATTCCCAATCCGGGTGTCTTTCTGGAAGTGGTGCCGGGTAAGCGTCTGGTAATGACGGATGCCTATACCGAAGCCTGGGTGCCGTCGGCCAAGCCGTTTCTCACCATCATTCTCGATTTCGAGGCGCTCGGCGAAAACCAATGCCGCTACACCGCGGTGGCGCGCCACTGGTCTATCGAAGACCGCGAAAACCACGAAGCCATGGGTTTTCATCAGGGCTGGGGAATCGCCACGGACCAGCTCGCGGCTTTGGCCGCAAAGCTTTGAGTTGTCTGGTTTCGACTGTCGACCGGCGCGACGTCCGAGCTGTTTTGAACTCGCGGCTTTTTCTGACAAGCCAGGGATGTTTTCCATCTTTCGCACTCGGCCAGGATTTGCTAAATTAAATGTAACAACAGCTGCGTCGTGTATCTGGTCGCCTTTTGGTCGTGAAGGTGAGTGGTCGCGAATATGCAAGCAGCGCGCGTTATCGAATGAGAATGCAGGAGAAATCCATGGCGAATGCTGGCAGTTTCATCTCTGAGGTTTACCGCGACGGGCGGGTCTATTACTTCGAGGCGAACTTCACCGTTCGACAGTGGAAGGCCGTCATCTGGGATGAACAGGGGCGGCCGTGCGGATCGATTTCATGCGCCTCGCCGGCGAGCCACCTCGAAGGCGATGCACTGGAAGATGCGGTGTGCGAATGGGTGCACCGGGCGGTGCAGCACGAGGTCGGTTTCGTGGCCGACAGCCAGCGCGGGCTGCGCCTGGTCGACGTCGAGCCGATCGTCGCCAGCCGCAATGCGGCCAATGCGGAGCAGTTCGATTCCGGTGGCGATGGTGCCGACGCCTATGCCTTGTGGGACATGGTCGATGCACTGACCGCCCGCAGCCGCAGCGTCGTCAGCCGCGTGCAGAACGCGCCCGGCCTGGCGCGGTTTCTCCAGCGGAGCGATCCGTATCGAATGGATCGACCCGGCCTGCCACTCACGCCGGTATTGCAGGCCAACACTCCGCCTACGTCACCGCTCGTCGCCAGCTCCCGGGAGGCATCCCCGCCGCCTGGGTGAACACGCGGGTGAAGTGACTCTGGTCGGAGAAGCCGCAAGCCGACGCGATGTCGGCCAGTGGCCGGCGGGTTTCGGCGAGAAGGCCGCGCGCCATGTCCACCCGCTGCCGGGTGAGCCACTGGTGCGGCGTCAGGCCGGTGGTGTCGCGAAACGCGCGGATGAAATAACTGCGCGACAACTCGCAAGCCTCGGCCACATCGGCCACCGAGATTTCGCCGTCGAGCCGGGCACGCAGCATTTCCTTGGCCCGCTCCTCGTGCTGGCGCGACAGTGCGCGCCCCTTGCGTGGCGCGGTGGCGATGGCGCCGCCGTATTGCTCCAGCAAGTAGGTCGCCATGGTCACGCCCATCTGGTCGATGAACAGCGGACTGGCATCGCCCGGGCGCTCCAGCATGGGAGCCACGGCCGAGGCGAGGTTGTAGAGCACCTTGTCCTTCAGTCCGGTCACGCATTCCAGCGAGCGCACCCGCGTGCCGACACGCTCGTCGATCGAGCGCTCGAAGAACTCGTGGGAGATCTCCAGCAGCAGGAAGTCCATCGGGCCGTCGAAGTCGGCGCGGTAGTGGTCGGCGAAGCTGCGGATGTAGACCGCGCCTTTTTCAAAAGCGTGACTGTCGGTGCGGCCGTCGTGGAAGATGCGACGGCTGTGGCCGTTGCCCATGGCGATGCCCACCAGGTAGCCGCGGTCGGTGGCTGGTGTCTCGACCCGGCTCAACCCGTCGGCCCTCGCCCGCTTGCGGTGGAAGGTGATGCCCGAACCCGAAAGCTGCTGGTTCTTGTGCAGCGCGTTGGCCGTGCAGCCCAGGGAATCCATCGGATTGGTCATGTCACACCTCTTATCGGGAAAAACACTTAGTCACCGAAGGCTAGCATTCCTGGCTTTCACCAAACTTGGCATGGCCCTTTGCCAGGGCAGGGCGATCGAATGAACGATTGCCCTGACCGCCCAAGCAGACTCAGGCCGCCGAATCCACCAGGATCAGCTCCGAGTCGACCAGCGCCGTCACCGTGAAGCTTTCCACATCGGCGATGGCCGCGCCGTCGCGGGCCGACAGCGTCACGTCGTCGATCTTCACCTCGCCGCTGGCTGGCACCAGGTAACCGCGCCGGTGGCGGCCGATGGCGTAGCGGGTGCTTTCACCGGCCTTCAGCGTGGCGCCGAGCACGCGGGCGCTGCTGCGGATCGGCAGGGCGTCGTCGTCGCCGGGCAGGCCGCTGGCCAGCGCCACGAAACGGCCGGAACGG
The nucleotide sequence above comes from Xylophilus sp. GOD-11R. Encoded proteins:
- a CDS encoding tripartite tricarboxylate transporter substrate binding protein; its protein translation is MPALPDTRSIRLHRRLFTIAAAAGAASLALPARAQPAWPSRPIRIVVPYTPGGFTDQMARLVQVELQNRLGQPVLIDNKPGANSIIGVDMVAKAPPDGYTFGVVIAAYSANTTLYPKLPYDPARDLRGVALIGVTPLVAAVPAQAPFKTARELVDYARANPGKVSFGSSGNGSAAHLTTELLKLQTGIRMVHIPYRGTAPALADLMGGQIQLLFDTPSSLAPQGRDGKIRLIGLAGDQRLPSLPELPTFIEQGFAGFNGSTWAGMLAPAGTPAPVVARMAQEVSAVVRGAEIRSRMDAMGTLAAGGSPAEFDAFISAETEKWAKVIRAADIKAEA
- a CDS encoding SRPBCC family protein gives rise to the protein MSLIALPDRELRLSREIPVAAAKLYRCWTEPDLVVQWFTPPPYVTVKADLDVRPGGASLIVMRSPDGQEIPNPGVFLEVVPGKRLVMTDAYTEAWVPSAKPFLTIILDFEALGENQCRYTAVARHWSIEDRENHEAMGFHQGWGIATDQLAALAAKL
- a CDS encoding PAS domain S-box protein — translated: MVSIIPKLDLGKLFVEMSSLLVCVTATPEFRVLAASDAFLDATSIERGRLLGHPLLEYLHCSTDAPDNGVHCLRHGLEEVLSTGSAHHAEPAKLLLPRPDGGTSTLHLEMTHTPVHREGGELACILIVARDVTLAVEAREHLQAQEARTRQILDSAIDYAIIATDLDGRITGWNQGAANVFGWTEADALGMPLDRIYLPEDCMAEVPAKERDEARQTGKAPDDGWHVRKGGERFWASGRMTPLRNADGSITGFLKILRDQTEREHMARELELKLEALANFNTTLEQRVAQKAAERDRIWQLSNDLMDVCDRQRRLVSVNAAWTAVLGWPEEEVVGRYFIQLVHQDDRGAADAVLTSAQSAHRAMWFEARVRHRDGRYCTMSWMVSPDRGRFYMVGRDVTHQRETEAKLRQSQKMEALGQLTGGIAHDFNNLLATITGSLELLKRKTEAGETSGLERWTAMASGAAQRASALVQRLLAFSRNQSLDLKPVDVVELTAGMEDLMHRTLGENVEIELVLPSAPCHANTDANQLENALLNLAINARDAMAGDGHLRIGVQRVEWNARVPGVDLPPGDYVRMSVTDNGMGMPPDVLARAFDPFFTTKPVGQGTGLGLSMIYGFARQSGGGATIESTPGEGTTVSIYLPHFVDTPVQADTDDPTHPPQKGQECVLLVEDDASLRSVVRESLDGLGYAVHEASSAQAAMMLLDSGVNCELLVTDVGLPGMDGRQLAAMVRRRLPMVRVLFMTGYASQMAAGSDFLAEGMAMLAKPFSLQKLATQVRAMLDFKSDPMV
- a CDS encoding AraC family transcriptional regulator, with translation MTNPMDSLGCTANALHKNQQLSGSGITFHRKRARADGLSRVETPATDRGYLVGIAMGNGHSRRIFHDGRTDSHAFEKGAVYIRSFADHYRADFDGPMDFLLLEISHEFFERSIDERVGTRVRSLECVTGLKDKVLYNLASAVAPMLERPGDASPLFIDQMGVTMATYLLEQYGGAIATAPRKGRALSRQHEERAKEMLRARLDGEISVADVAEACELSRSYFIRAFRDTTGLTPHQWLTRQRVDMARGLLAETRRPLADIASACGFSDQSHFTRVFTQAAGMPPGSWRRAVT
- a CDS encoding helix-turn-helix domain-containing protein codes for the protein MQIPIHSVADLGLAIRAVRHASGVRLDDLAATASVSKQFTSDVEYGKSTVRLGLVLRLLEELGIQLQVDVPQAASAAFDELRRKGALQSRSRSSDAQP
- a CDS encoding HipA domain-containing protein, producing the protein MRSLEVYLDERHVGTLGEGDDVWQFRYEEPWRASLDAFDLSPALPRGTALHQDGGSHRPVQWYFDNLLPEESLREAVAKEAHIQGDDAFALLEYLGAESAGSLTLLPPGMPVPSKSDARALGDEALSRRIRALPRSTLSSQAPKRMSAAGAQHKLLVVVRDGALFEPVGAQASTHILKPDHPGDDYPSSVINEYFTMTVARAVLGEVPAVSRRYVPEPVYLVERFDRWSGPQGQTLRRHIVDACQLLDKPRGFKYRAASLQALAEVVTRCRNRAATRLRLYAWLVFNVLIGNDDNHLKNLSFLVDAEGVEFAPAYDLLATAAWQTRAIAGDQATWPNLPMMIALPGATHFGDVNRDSLLAAGEALGLPRRLGERELDRIATALAQVVPATLAAIEAQNQALPESARPWLAGELRLLRTVAHVVVAEMLERVRR
- a CDS encoding EAL domain-containing protein — translated: MTTTRPLRARFDFLLPVTRLLGRHPRLAGHLAGYGVAVLMLAAFCSAAVGLRVQQIQSGHARIHARMQAVQNDTSALLDELNRSYRADCTDANLKRLSALMFAHRYARAIGMLDGQGRMFCSTGMGLLPEPAPAGVNGIDGSIGRYFLSTPVQRFVGPVPGGVRATVVERGMFQVLVDSAPTIDAFGENADAVWAGGGTQRRRVFKGVHGDQTDTLVAADSPLVRIDTRHLRILVTSTVPGVSPVSAQSVLGLHALEPRHRWMIAGLLGFAALFGFLASNVVTRRCRRFQSIEHRIRYLCDPANVVCHYQPILELATGRIVGCEVLARLRDGDQLLYPDRFIPALNHQKLTWAFDVAVSRAALHELARAMEPRTGFSVALNFFPHNLRRDTLHAHLRAVQAETGRTDFKIELEVTEYDFSPDLAPELRRLKLDGYGISIDDFGTGYSNLGVVRKVSPDYLKIDRSFVFEMEDETIRSSLIPEIIAIARAVGADVIAEGIETAAQLAQLRELGVQFGQGYFFARPMPMADLQRFMDAATPLAPAPAATRKHHRRSGDHASDTTDANRDTDEADSTL